The genomic stretch ACACTCGTTTGACCACGAGATCGTCCACCCCGGGAACCGAGTAGTCCTCGAGGATGTCCGGCACCACACCGAGGTCCACGACGCCGCGAACCGCGTCGCGCGGCGTCTCCTCGGTGAGTGCACGCACCCGCACGTCGATGCCCGGAGCCAGCTTACGCAAACGCGTGAGCAGCGCACCGGACAGCATCACCTGCAGGTCGTCCCCGAGAGCGAGGCTCACGATGCCCGTCGCCATCGCCGGGTCGAACGCTTCTTCCGGCGCGAGAACACGCCGCGCGCCCGCGAGGATGGCCTCCGCCTGCGGCAAGAGCTGCTCCGCGCGACGCGTGCGCACCATCCTCCTGCCCTGTCGCACGAGGAGGGGATCTCCCGTCACCGCGCGCAGCTTCTCGAGCGTGCGACTCATCGCCGGCTGGCCCACGCCGAGCCTCTTTGCCGCGCTGGTCACGCTCGCAGTGTCGAGCAGTGCCACCAGCGCCGGCAGCAGCTCGGTCGGCGTGTATCTCATGCTCTGCATGCATGCATCGTATCGTTTCTATCGATTGGAACAAAGGCTTGCGCGGCGCCATCTTGGGTGCATGGAGAACCATGCCATGAATCACAGCAAGCTCGTCGTCGTCGGAGCCGGCCAGATCGGGACGCCCCTGGTGGAGCGCCTGGCGCGCGAAGGTCACCGGGTCGTCTGGGTAAGCCGCTCGAAGCCCAGCCGCATTCCGAACGGCATCACGCACGTGGAGCTCGACGCACGGCATGGCGCGGAGCTCGCCAGGCTCGCGACCGGCGCGCGCGCGATCATCGCCGCAGCCAACCCGCCCAGCTACGACGCGGCGGTGTGGAAGAAACAGCTCGTGCCGCTCACGGCGGGACTCCTCGACGGCGCCCGGCTCTCGGGCTCACGCCTCGTTTTGCTCGACGGCCTGTACATGTACGCACTCGACCGCGGCCCGCTCAGCCCGGCGACGCCGCAGGAGCCTGCGACGGAAAAGGGCAAGATTCGCAAAGCCCTCGCCGACATGGTGGTCGCCGCCCAGCGCGAAGGCGTGCGTGCGGTCTCGCTCCGCGCGTCGGATTTCCTCGGCGCGGGTCTGGCGCGCTCTCTCCTCAACGCGAGCGCCATCGAGCGCATCAAGCAGGGCAAGAGCCCCCTCTTGATTGGGGATCCGGACGTGCCGCATGCGTTCTCGATGCGCGACGACGTCATCGATGCTCTCGTGCAGCTCGCCTTCGCGCCGGACGACGTCGAGGGGCAAGTCTTTCACGCGCCCGTCGTTCACGAGACGACGCGGAACCTCGTCGAGCGCGAGGCCAGGACGCACGGCACCGCCATCGAGGTACGCGCGATGCCCGGCTGGCTCCTTCGCATCGCCGGCCTGTTCAGCCGAGACACGCGCGGACTCGTCGAGATGCTCCCCCAGTGGTCCGCGCCGTACCTGGTGGACGACTCCTCGTACCGAAAGCGATTCCAGGGGCCCCGCGCGGCTCTTTCGGAATCGGTGACGCCCGGAGATGCGGACGGCTGACGCAGAACGGGCGCGGCACCACGGCCGTCGAGTTGGACGACGACGACGAGTTCCTCGTGTTGCTCACCGGCCGCAACGCCCCCGACTTGGCGATTACGAGAACGCGGGGCGGGCGCGGCCGAGCAGGTAGGCCGTAGGCTCCGGGAGCGCGGATAGGCGAGAGAGAGGCCGTGTGGAGGGAGAGGGCTGGTGCAGAGGGGCCGAGAAGGGCCGCTGACGGAGGCCGCCCGAGCACTGCGCCAGGCCAGCGGAGAGGCCGCACAGCCCCCTTTGGGTACACGCCTGCTCAGGCCG from Cystobacter ferrugineus encodes the following:
- a CDS encoding LysR family transcriptional regulator, with the translated sequence MQSMRYTPTELLPALVALLDTASVTSAAKRLGVGQPAMSRTLEKLRAVTGDPLLVRQGRRMVRTRRAEQLLPQAEAILAGARRVLAPEEAFDPAMATGIVSLALGDDLQVMLSGALLTRLRKLAPGIDVRVRALTEETPRDAVRGVVDLGVVPDILEDYSVPGVDDLVVKRVYARKFVTVSREKRPASLRAFLAAEHVLVSPRGEGGGYVDEMLEKLGQQRRVAVTVPGFIAALELVKQTELISTLPDDVVRVLGGRLHVQKCPVETPTLYMSVFWASRFTQDGRHAWLRGVVTDVVRSLGPR
- a CDS encoding NAD-dependent epimerase/dehydratase family protein, yielding MNHSKLVVVGAGQIGTPLVERLAREGHRVVWVSRSKPSRIPNGITHVELDARHGAELARLATGARAIIAAANPPSYDAAVWKKQLVPLTAGLLDGARLSGSRLVLLDGLYMYALDRGPLSPATPQEPATEKGKIRKALADMVVAAQREGVRAVSLRASDFLGAGLARSLLNASAIERIKQGKSPLLIGDPDVPHAFSMRDDVIDALVQLAFAPDDVEGQVFHAPVVHETTRNLVEREARTHGTAIEVRAMPGWLLRIAGLFSRDTRGLVEMLPQWSAPYLVDDSSYRKRFQGPRAALSESVTPGDADG